In Desulfofundulus luciae, a genomic segment contains:
- a CDS encoding glycoside hydrolase family 78 protein, with translation MKNFKYLFFAIVSLLALALALFPRPSPAATDYTISPTDTPGTIDTSSTSATVDTANREIKLPPKPVPDLVGFWESGEYDYVVLTTSGVKHYSFDGTQMRENTVLNVSGVSNPLAVAARGIYPDVLVADSTGLKHYSFTGSGMAYNPALSVAGLTGVLAVGAAGQSEVAALVGAQVQHFSFTGSNMARNTVLEPSVALSNPIDVALASGGYDTVVLEPNRVRWFSFSGSGMVENPALTVTGLINPVAFAVADPQNGYDVAIVDGTQVKHYSFDGTTLRYNAALSVTSGLTNPRAVAIRPGSYDRIIVDGNQVKYYQWNGSSLVYNSSLSVTVSDILQNAGYRSPAVAVSKAFDPGYNVTHVRVRAAHELPNNTSVTWSVTADGTNWVKRWRVRGTASGTVLEVSPDNGNTWNQIGTANDALPSVDNKQLWVLVSPGRAVKWKAELVTSDTNVTPKIATNPRGGVAVRLDTDSAPNPPVPQSYGTCFTTTTPTLSWTFSDPDPGDSQSAYQVQIFRASDMALVLDSGKVASSSNQYTVPTSTAPDVPGPLWASGAYLFKYRIKVWDQAGVESPWSNWADFCVNAFERPRVAQIVSPPAGQVSPDPKNPATHFVITQGMTANQLPKVKAGAKVVLLVDSVGPLNSVSWAFPYTGPQGNKTATVNIPAKLPDGMSNPMYPSGNAVNRWAVEFWTDPSLAVCPSGTVVRMQLSGNGAAGAAQLNAPPYAEGVVVTQGSIYEDWFVVLQGRDTS, from the coding sequence ACACGTCCTCTACGTCAGCCACGGTGGACACGGCGAACCGGGAGATAAAGCTACCCCCGAAGCCCGTACCCGACCTGGTGGGATTCTGGGAGTCGGGGGAGTATGACTACGTGGTGCTCACCACCTCCGGGGTGAAGCACTATTCCTTCGACGGCACCCAGATGCGGGAGAACACCGTACTCAACGTTTCCGGGGTGAGCAACCCTCTGGCGGTGGCGGCCAGGGGCATCTACCCGGACGTGCTGGTGGCCGATTCAACCGGCCTGAAGCACTACTCCTTCACCGGCTCCGGCATGGCCTACAATCCTGCCCTTTCTGTGGCGGGGCTGACTGGTGTGCTGGCCGTGGGTGCGGCGGGCCAGTCAGAGGTGGCCGCCCTGGTGGGGGCCCAGGTCCAGCACTTCAGCTTCACCGGCTCGAACATGGCCAGGAACACCGTGCTGGAGCCTTCTGTGGCCCTGAGCAACCCCATTGACGTAGCACTGGCCTCCGGGGGATACGATACGGTGGTGCTGGAGCCGAACAGGGTGCGCTGGTTCAGCTTCAGCGGTTCGGGCATGGTGGAGAATCCTGCCCTGACTGTGACCGGGCTAATCAATCCGGTGGCTTTCGCGGTGGCTGATCCGCAGAACGGGTACGACGTGGCAATAGTAGACGGCACCCAGGTGAAGCACTATTCCTTCGACGGTACGACCCTCCGGTACAACGCGGCCCTCTCGGTCACTTCGGGCCTGACGAACCCCCGCGCCGTGGCCATAAGGCCGGGCTCTTACGACCGGATAATTGTTGACGGCAACCAGGTCAAATACTACCAGTGGAACGGCTCTTCGCTGGTGTACAACTCGTCCCTTTCCGTTACAGTCTCCGATATTTTGCAGAACGCGGGCTACCGTTCCCCGGCGGTGGCCGTTTCGAAAGCCTTTGACCCCGGCTACAACGTGACTCACGTTAGGGTGAGAGCCGCCCACGAGCTGCCGAACAACACTTCGGTAACCTGGTCCGTCACGGCGGACGGTACCAACTGGGTCAAGCGGTGGCGTGTTCGGGGTACGGCTTCGGGCACGGTGCTGGAAGTGTCTCCGGATAACGGGAACACGTGGAACCAGATAGGCACGGCAAACGATGCCCTGCCTTCGGTGGACAACAAACAGCTCTGGGTTTTGGTCAGTCCCGGCAGGGCGGTGAAGTGGAAGGCGGAGCTGGTCACTTCCGACACCAACGTTACCCCGAAAATAGCGACGAACCCGCGCGGGGGCGTGGCTGTAAGACTGGACACGGACAGCGCGCCGAACCCGCCAGTACCGCAGAGCTACGGCACGTGCTTTACCACGACGACACCTACCCTTTCGTGGACATTCTCTGACCCCGACCCCGGGGACAGCCAGAGTGCATACCAGGTCCAGATATTCCGGGCTTCGGACATGGCCCTGGTGCTGGACAGCGGTAAGGTGGCGAGCAGTAGCAACCAGTACACCGTACCTACAAGCACGGCACCGGACGTGCCCGGGCCGCTATGGGCTTCGGGAGCTTATTTGTTCAAATACCGTATCAAAGTATGGGACCAGGCCGGGGTTGAATCGCCCTGGTCGAACTGGGCGGATTTCTGCGTGAATGCTTTCGAGCGGCCCAGGGTGGCCCAGATCGTCAGCCCGCCGGCAGGTCAGGTTTCACCGGATCCGAAGAATCCGGCGACACACTTCGTCATTACCCAGGGGATGACGGCAAACCAGCTCCCGAAAGTCAAGGCCGGGGCGAAGGTGGTGCTTCTGGTTGATTCCGTAGGACCGCTGAACTCGGTGTCCTGGGCGTTCCCCTACACCGGGCCTCAGGGAAACAAGACGGCTACGGTGAATATTCCGGCGAAACTGCCGGACGGGATGAGCAACCCCATGTACCCGTCCGGCAACGCCGTGAACAGGTGGGCCGTGGAGTTCTGGACGGACCCGAGTCTGGCGGTTTGCCCGAGCGGGACGGTGGTGCGGATGCAACTTTCCGGTAACGGGGCGGCAGGAGCGGCGCAATTGAACGCGCCACCTTACGCTGAAGGAGTGGTTGTGACACAAGGGAGCATTTATGAAGATTGGTTCGTAGTACTGCAGGGGAGGGACACAAGCTGA